A single region of the Plantactinospora soyae genome encodes:
- a CDS encoding PadR family transcriptional regulator, with amino-acid sequence MGSEIRVTTAVARVLAAFLEEPATDRYGLDLIGSTGLPSGTLYPILVRLQRAGWVDSAWEEVDPVAAGRPARRYYRLTPDGLVQARTELAALYDQLGRAAGTSFRPGSTKPRPATMSPASTMSPASTLSPASTLFAGWSVATAAGPA; translated from the coding sequence ATGGGTAGCGAGATACGGGTCACCACGGCCGTGGCGAGAGTGCTCGCGGCGTTTCTCGAGGAGCCTGCGACGGACCGCTACGGTCTGGACCTGATCGGCAGCACGGGACTACCGAGCGGCACCCTCTATCCGATCCTGGTCCGGCTGCAACGGGCCGGCTGGGTCGACTCGGCCTGGGAGGAGGTTGATCCGGTCGCGGCCGGGCGCCCGGCCCGCCGCTACTACCGGCTCACCCCGGACGGCCTGGTCCAGGCGCGTACCGAACTGGCCGCCCTCTACGACCAGCTCGGCCGGGCTGCCGGCACGTCGTTCCGACCGGGCAGCACGAAACCACGGCCCGCGACCATGAGCCCGGCGTCGACCATGAGCCCGGCATCGACCCTGAGCCCGGCATCGACCCTGTTCGCCGGCTGGTCGGTGGCGACTGCGGCTGGGCCGGCGTGA